A part of Bubalus bubalis isolate 160015118507 breed Murrah chromosome 6, NDDB_SH_1, whole genome shotgun sequence genomic DNA contains:
- the LOC102415411 gene encoding small kinetochore-associated protein-like, whose protein sequence is MPPCYNASMVKMAYTLQPSSVLSSGLPTYTQTQDTSKSLLPVKSKEVDASRPRSRGSEHDVRKIIRPRREDGQMKATDTATRRNISKSHKSLSKLKSEEELENKNQLLKAINKQLHQKLTETQGELKDLTQKVELMEKF, encoded by the coding sequence ATGCCACCTTGTTACAATGCCAGCATGGTTAAGATGGCATACACCTTGCAGCCCTCCTCTGTGTTAAGTAGTGGCCTgcccacatacacacaaactcaAGACACTTCTAAGAGCCTATTGCCTGTTAAGTCCAAAGAAGTTGATGCTTCCAGACCTCGTTCAAGAGGTTCGGAGCATGATGTTAGAAAAATCATCAGACCAAGACGCGAGGATGGGCAGATGAAAGCTACAGACACTGCCACCAGGAGGAACATCAGCAAGAGCCACAAATCACTCAGTAAACTGAAATCAGAGGAAGAGCTCGAGAATAAGAACCAGCTCTTAAAGGCCATCAACAAACAGCTGCACCAGAAGTTGACTGAAACTCAGGGAGAACTGAAGGACCTGACCCAGAAGGTGGAGCTAATGGAGAAGTTTTAG